The genomic segment TCTGTAATAATAAGTAGTAAATAGATATATTCCTATATATTTTGATTGAGTTGTGGTTAACTCtatgattctttttctttttcatattcataagaaaatagcaagaaaaacaaaggtCTGCTTATTCTTTGTCAGTCAAGTATTTAAGATTAATTCTCAAGCGGAAGGGAGATGAATGCTAATATGCTTATGTTTGTTGCAGCATGTGCAGCGTGTAAGCACCAAAGGAAAGAATGTGATGCAAATTGCCAGTTAGCTCCATATTTTCCTTCCAATAGAGCTGAAGATTTTCAAAATGTTTATCGACTTTTCGGAGTAGACAAAACCATAGAGTTTATTAATTGTGTTCCTGATGACCAGAAGGAAAAAACTGTTGAAACCCTAATTTTAGAGGCTAGGATTAGGAAGGAAAATCCTGTGCATGGTTGCCTTGCCATTGAAAGAAAACTGAGGGCAGAAATTGAAGCACATGAAAATGAGCTTGAAATTGTACGAAATCAAATTTCTTTGTGTAAGAAAATGGCCACATTGCAAAGAAAAGATTACCAGTCAGAAGAGGAGCTCGATCGATCTTCCTTGGCTTTGGCTTCTCCATCTGATGCTCGTTTTACCATGCCAggtatttactttttttttttcttttatctttttctacGAAAAATTTCATCGGTTGTCATCCGAGTAGATATTCACGGTACAACAGTCACTATTCTAATTTATGTCTAATATAACCGTCATCTCGTACATATCATGCCCCCATTTCTTTAGTCTGAAACACAACGAAAAAAACAACTCAAACACACACACTATCGCCAAATTTCATACATTTGCTTacaataaaaatcacataattcacTTATTAAAAGTTATCTTTTATTGGATAAGTGATTATCTTGTTACATGAATGATTAtgtaaatatagaaaattgaagaattgTTTTTGAGTGATACAAGAAGCTTTAACAGGTACAAGTATGACTCAACTTTGGAAGTGTAACAACCAAAACCCTCATTTTGAGCATCTGTACCTTAATTATTGATTTGATGGTTGAGATGGCTCTGTATCGTGTTTTTGGACTTAGTGGGATAGCCCGGGTTTAAACTCAAAGAGCTCGAGAAGATTCATTAACACAATCTTATTTTAAAAGGATTAAAAGCCAAATTTAGGAACccgacccctttttttttagtattagCGTGCCTTTGAGTGATTTAAGACTTCACATAAATCTATAATGTGTTTTTTGGACTTGTTGAGATGCCTGATTTGGAACTGAGGGGCTCGAGGGTGTTACAGCGTCATTTAAACTCACTTTGGCATAGTAGATTTTCTGCTATCTACTACCTCCTTTGTGATCACGAGGGCACCAATGGCGATTAGGAGGTGCAGTTGGGACAAGGCACCATGATCACAAGGACTAGGAACGCGATCGCGAAGGCTTGGCTAGGATTTACCCCGGTCAACTCTCTTGCGCGATAGCGAGGAGAGTGACTGCGATCGCGTGGTGTCACCTGGTTCCACCCTATGAACATGAGACAGGGACTGCGATCGCGAGAAggccttgatatatatatatatatatatacatatatattagaatttCAAATTCTAGATCAGTTTATTTTGTGGTTGGGGTTTTTGAAGAGGTATTACTCTCGATTTTAGTAGGCAATCAAAAGGTGGAATTTCTTTATAAAATTCTATGTATGAATTCCTAAACGATACCCTAGTGATTATACTTCAATTTCATGATATTTGAACCATAGACTCATGCAGAAATCAAAGGATCAATTTGGAAATTTAGCCAAAATCTCAAAAGGGAAAATCCTTAATTTGAACAAGTAATCGATATTAGAATaagattttgaatattgtaatGAGTTCCTTAGCTCATGGTTTGCGTCCATAGATTCCATTTTGAAATCTGAATCGTCGGCCCAAGCTCGGGGTTTGAGTTGATTAAGAGTTGACTTTGACCTCGAGGAGTcctaaaattataaaaatagtttttcaaGATTAATTTGGGCCTGTTATTGATGAATTTGATTAGATTGAAGCTACTGGACCTCATTAGGGTGGACTTTGCCAATTCAGGTAAGATTTTGGCTAATAGAATTTAGGCAAGTGAGTTTTAACTCTTAAtctgcttgttttttttttttaaaaaaacacttgTTATATGCGATGCTTGTGTGCATTGAAACTACCTAGTTTGTATGAGTGGGAAAGAATGAGCTAGGTTGAGTATTTATGAAGTATTTAGTTAGGCCGAAATTATCGCTTATTGTCTTCTTACAGTACCCTTTGATACCTATTATTGATATGAGCATGGGATATTTAATAACTTATTAGCATTCATTATCATATTGTTGAGCACGCTAACGATGACAAGTATGTAGCTAGTCATACAATACTTGTGAGACCGGATAAGTAAATATGGTTGACCACTACTGAGGCACGTAACAGTGACCTACGCTTCGAAGATTGGCAAGATGTGAGGTTGATGCACCGTCTGGGATGGATCAGACATGCACCTATGCTTTCTTATAGTTACCATGTTTTGTTTACACTTGCTATTTGAATCAGTAGTTCCAGTTCAGTTGCTTTActtgtatatgattatgattattatacatttattatctTGTTTTATGCCTTTATGCATACCAGCGATTTCTAAGACTTGTCCTAAAAGTATACTGAGAGGGTGAGTCGATGAT from the Lycium ferocissimum isolate CSIRO_LF1 chromosome 11, AGI_CSIRO_Lferr_CH_V1, whole genome shotgun sequence genome contains:
- the LOC132038527 gene encoding LOB domain-containing protein 24-like: MNANMLMFVAACAACKHQRKECDANCQLAPYFPSNRAEDFQNVYRLFGVDKTIEFINCVPDDQKEKTVETLILEARIRKENPVHGCLAIERKLRAEIEAHENELEIVRNQISLCKKMATLQRKDYQSEEELDRSSLALASPSDARFTMPGGTSGDQIADP